One region of SAR324 cluster bacterium genomic DNA includes:
- a CDS encoding DUF3050 domain-containing protein, with protein sequence MENQLGNEEALLRFMSSHVFAVWDFQSLLKALQQRLTCVQVPWTPTSDRKARRLINEIVLDEESGPHPDGGYASHFELYLDAMKKAGAKTQLIEEWLQLIEKSGNFSTAIIAANLPSHVEKFLKTTFSFIEQGSLVTIASSFLYGREDIIPDLFRQLVQRLDQENPEKWGYFKFYLEEHIHCDEEKHGPAAEQLMQRICGNDPILWVEAERAARIALAARIDLWDSMVASQAAQSRAA encoded by the coding sequence ATGGAAAATCAATTGGGCAACGAAGAAGCCCTGCTTAGATTTATGTCCAGCCATGTATTTGCTGTTTGGGACTTCCAATCGCTACTGAAAGCCCTACAACAGCGCTTGACATGTGTTCAAGTACCTTGGACCCCAACATCCGACCGGAAGGCTAGGAGGCTCATCAATGAGATTGTTCTTGACGAAGAAAGCGGCCCTCATCCAGATGGTGGCTATGCATCTCACTTTGAACTTTATTTGGACGCGATGAAAAAAGCTGGTGCGAAGACTCAATTAATCGAGGAATGGCTCCAATTGATTGAAAAATCAGGAAATTTTTCAACAGCAATTATTGCCGCAAACTTGCCGTCTCATGTCGAGAAATTTCTGAAAACCACCTTCTCGTTCATTGAGCAAGGATCACTAGTCACCATCGCTTCTTCATTTTTGTATGGTCGAGAAGACATTATCCCGGATCTCTTCAGACAACTGGTTCAACGCTTGGATCAAGAGAATCCTGAGAAATGGGGATATTTCAAATTTTACCTAGAAGAGCACATTCACTGTGATGAAGAGAAACATGGCCCAGCAGCGGAGCAACTGATGCAAAGGATTTGTGGAAATGATCCGATTCTATGGGTGGAAGCAGAGCGCGCAGCCAGAATTGCGCTAGCAGCTCGGATTGATCTTTGGGATTCAATGGTGGCCTCTCAGGCAGCGCAATCAAGAGCGGCCTAA